A window of Cryptomeria japonica chromosome 3, Sugi_1.0, whole genome shotgun sequence contains these coding sequences:
- the LOC131032832 gene encoding protein RGF1 INDUCIBLE TRANSCRIPTION FACTOR 1: MVGYVICGTESEKPAWLDSLLTEKFFAGCSNHESAKKNEKNIFCLDCLRSICPHCLYVHRSHRLLQIRRYVYHDVIRLDDMEKLMDCSYVQAYTTNSAKVVFLNQRPQSRPFKGSGNICSTCERSLQEPYLFCSLGCKVDYIVNHGKDLSKYLHECEYLALSDFVFAHSDGLREEEDGLMTPNSTLYNTFLHTSSGSSESEEMEYRTFGCTATTEFVKKRRSAIAVCETSINTESLNRRKSTPHRSPFY, from the exons ATG GTGGGATATGTGATTTGTGGGACAGAGTCTGAGAAACCAGCTTGGCTGGATTCCCTACTTACAGAAAAATTCTTTGCGGGATGCTCGAATCATGAAAGTgctaagaagaatgagaagaacaTATTTTGCTTGGATTGTCTCAGAAGTATCTGTCCACATTGTCTCTATGTACACCGCAGTCACCGCCTTCTTCAG ATAAGGAGATATGTGTATCATGATGTTATTAGGCTGGATGACATGGAGAAACTGATGGATTGCTCATACGTTCAG GCATACACTACTAACAGTGCAAAGGTAGTCTTCTTGAACCAGAGGCCCCAGTCCAGGCCTTTCAAGGGATCTGGTAATATCTGCAGCACATGTGAAAGGAGCTTGCAGGAGCCCTATCTCTTCTGCTCTCTTGGATGTAAG GTGGATTATATAGTTAACCATGGCAAAGATCTGAGCAAGTACTTACATGAGTGTGAGTATTTAGCCCTGTCAGATTTTGTGTTTGCACACTCTGATGGGTTGAGGGAGGAGGAGGATGGATTGATGACTCCCAATTCAACTTTGTATAATACTTTTCTTCACACATCATCTGGGTCCAGTGAGAGTGAGGAAATGGAATACAGAACATTTGGTTGCACTGCTACAACTGAATTTGTGAAGAAGAGGAGGAGTGCCATTGCAGTCTGTGAGACATCAATAAATACAGAGTCCTTAAATAGAAGAAAAAGCACCCCTCACAGATCTCCTTTCTATTGA